The Mannheimia pernigra sequence AACCATTCATTACCGTTGCTAACATTCCCATATGATCACCAACTACGCGGTTCATACCTGCTTTTGCTAACTTCGCTCCACGAAATAAATTACCGCCACCAAGTACAACACCAACTTCCACGCCTTCTGCAAGTAGTTCTTTAATTTCTAACGCCATACGATCTAAAATAGATGGGTCGATACCAAAGCTTTCATTGCCTTGTAAGGCCTCACCGCTTAATTTGAGTAGAATTCGTTGGTAAATAGGTTTGCTCATTTTATTTGCCTCTTAACTGTATCGGGTAAACACAAAATTACGCTATTATAGAACAATCCAACCCAACGATAAACCGAAAAATTTTAACAAAAATGAGAAAAAACAAATTTCGGCATCATTATTCGCTTTACTAGCAACGCTGCCTGCTACTTATACTCATTAATTATACTTTCAGGTTTGAATAAGCCAATTTGTTGTATAGCGGTCATTTTTTTCGAAAAAATTGCTATTCACTTATAACTTTCCTATACGATTATCTAATAGTAAATTCCAGACAGAAAAAAAGCAGGCGATAAGCCTGCTTTATATCATCATTCAACTAAAATTAAGCATTGCCACCTGTGATTTTAGCGACTTCTGCTGCGAAATCCTCTTCCACTTTCTCAATACCTTCACCCACTTCTAAACGGATAAAGTTAGAAACAGAAGCACCTACTGATTTTAAGAATTGACCTACAGAAGCTGATGGGTCCATTACAAACGGCTGACCAGTTAATGAAACTTCGCCAGTGAATTTAGCCATACGACCTTCAACCATTTTCTCTGCAATTTCTTTTGGTTTGCCAGAATTCATTGCGATCTCGATTTGGATTTCACGCTCTTTAGCAACTACATCAGCAGAAACATCTTCTGGGTTTACAAATTCAGGCTTGCTTGCAGCAACGTGCATAGCTACTTTTTTAAGTTCATCTTCAAAACCTGTACCTGCTACTAATACGCCAATTTTCGCACCGTGTAAGTATTGAGCAATTACTTCACCTTCTAAGTATTGGACACGGCGAATATTCATATTTTCGCCAATTTTTGCAACTAATGCAGCACGCTTCTCTTCAAATTGTGCTTGCAATGCTTCGATAGTTGTATCTTTATTCGCTGCCGCAAAATCTGCAACTTCATTTGCTAGCTCTAAGAAACCTGCATCTTTTGCAACGAAGTCAGTTTCACAGTTCATTTCAACTAATACACCAAAGCCTGATGCAACACGCGCAAGGATTACACCTTCAGCCGCTACTCGACCTGCTTTTTTAGCCGCTTTTGCTTGACCAGATTTACGCATATTGTCGATCGCTAATTCAATATCACCGTTCGCTTCTACTAATGCTTTTTTACATTCCATCATACCTGCACCAGTACGTTCACGAAGTTCTTTAACTAATGATGCTGTAATTTCAGCCATTTTACTATTCCTCTAAGATGATTTTTAATACGATAAAAGCAGAGGTTTTCACCCCTGCTCTCAAATGATAATCAAATGATTAAGGGCTACGCCTTATCGTTTGCCTAATACGATTATTCTGCTGCTTCTTCAGCTGCAACTTCTTTCGCTTCAACGCCACGGCCTTCTTTAATAGCAGCAACGGCTGAATCTAAGTAAAGTTGAATTGCACGTGTTGCGTCATCGTTACCTGGAATGATGTAATTAACGCCATCTGGAGTTGAGTTAGTATCAACAATCGCAAATACTGGAATACCTAAGTTATTTGCTTCTTTGATTGCGATATGTTCGTGGTCTGCACCGATAACAAAGATTGCATCTGGTAAACCGTTCATATCTTTAATGCCGCCTAAGCTTAACTCTAATTTCTCTAACTCACGAGTACGCATTAACGCTTCTTTTTTAGTGATTTTGTCAAAAGTACCGTCTTGAGTTTGAGTTTCTAAATCTTTTAAACGCTTGATTGATTGACGAACTGTTTTCCAGTTAGTCAACATACCACCTAACCAACGGTGATTAACGTAGAATTGTTGGCTATCTACAGCAGCTAGCTTAACTGCTTCTGACGCTGCACGTTTTGTACCTACGAATAAAACTTTACCGTTGTTAGAGGCAATACGAGTTAATTCCGCTAATGCTTCGTTAAATAAAGGTAATGTTTTTTCTAAGTTAATCACGTGAACACCATTACGAGCACCGAAAATGAATGGTTTCATTTTTGGGTTCCAATAACGAGTTTGGTGACCATAGTGAACGCCTGCGTTAAGCATATCGCGCATAGAAACTTGTGCCATAAGAATTTTCCTTCAAAGTTGTTTGTCTTACCACTTATGTAAGGCAAGACGGGGTTTAGCCTCCACATATCCTAGAAAATCGATCTTTTTATAAAGACACCCCAATTCCTAGCTTGCAACATGTGTGTGTTTTAGTGTTAAAAAATAAATGTTTATGTTTTCTATCTTAACGAAGACAAAAAACGGCGTGTATTATGCCAAAAAACAAACAGCTTGCCAAATATTTTCTCCATTTTGCGCGCTTATCATTTTAAGAAATGCTAAAAGCCACCATTTAAAAATCAATAACAAAAACCGTTCTCATTATTGACTAAAAAAATGGGGAGGTTTAGAATGTCTTTCATTCTGTTATGAAAACCTGTCTGAAGGAGACAATCATGAAAAAAACACTTTCTGCACTTGCTATTGCTGCAGCCACTTTTACATCAACTTCAACGTTTGCTGCAAATGAAGTGAATGTTTATTCTTACCGCCAGCCTTACTTAATTGAGCCAATGCTAAAAAACTTTGAAAAAGATACTGGCATTAAAGTAAACATCATCTTCGCTGATAAAGGGTTGGTTGATCGTGTAAAACAAGAAGGTGAATTAAGTCCTGCTGATGTGCTTTTAACAGTAGATATTTCACGCGTAATGGAAATTGTTAACGCTGATCTTGCACAAAAAATTGACTCTAAAGTGTTAGAAAAAAATATTCCTGCACAATTCCGTGACTCTAACGACCAATGGTTTGGTTTAACCACACGTGCTCGTGTTATCTACACGTCAAAAGATCGTGTAGGTAAATTACCAGCAGGCTTTGACTACCTAGATTTAGCTAAACCAGAGTATAAAGGTAAAGTCTGCGTGCGTTCAGGCAAAAACTCTTACAATGTCTCACTATTCGCGGCGATGATCGAACATTACGGCATTGAAAAAACCAAAGCATTCTTAGAAGGCTTAAAAGCGAACTTAGCACAAAAACCACAAGGTGGTGACCGTGATCAAGTAAAAGCAATTAAAGAAGGCATCTGTGATTACTCTATCGGTAACAGCTACTACTACGGCAAAATGTTAGATGATGAGAAACAAAAATCGTGGGCTGAAGCAGCGATTATTAATTTCCCGAGTGGTGAACACGGCACGCACAAAAACATCAGCGGCGTAGTTATTGCAAAACACTCACCAAATAAAGCAAACGCGGTGAAATTAATTGAATACCTAAGTGGCGAAAAAGCACAAGGTTTATATGCTGAACTTAACCACGAATATCCAGTAAAAGAAGGCATCGAGCCATCAGCAATCGTAAAAGGTTGGGGTACGTTCAAATCAGATACCATCAAACTTGAAGATATCGCAAAAAATTACGAAGCCGCATTAAAATTAGTTGATGAAGTGAAATTTGACGATTTCTCTGAGAAAAAATAATCAACCAATAAGCGGTCATTTTTCCACAAAAATTTGCAAAATTTTGTTAAAATACAACCGCTTGCAAAAGGACGCATTTTGCGTCCTTTTATTTTTTTATGAAATAACAGGCTTAAAGAAAAATGCGATCACAATTTTGCTGGAAAAGTATTGCTGCCCTAACAACTTTTATCGTTTTGCTTCCTCTTATTGCAATTTGCTATCACGCATTGAAAGGGGATAATGAAAACCTTGCTCACCTTTGGCAAACAATGTTGCCAATCTATCTTAAAAACTCAACTTTATTAGTATTAGGAACCGTTTTCCTTGCACTGATTTTTGCTCTACCTACCGCTTGGATTGTGGCAAATTACCGTTTTTGGGGGCAAAGAACCTTACAATGGTTACTTTGTTTGCCCCTCGCTATGCCTGCTTATTTAATTGCCTATTTATATACCGATTTATTAGATTACTCAGGTGCTTTTCAAGGCTGGCTGCGTAGTATTTTTGGCTGGACTCATCCACAAGATTACTGGTTTCCTCAAATTCGTACATTGTATGGTGCTTGCTTTGTGCTTGCGTTAGGACTGTATCCATACATTTTTTTATTAGTGCGAGTGGCATTATTAGAACAGTCTGAAAACTTAACACAGAGTGCAAAAATGCTTGGTGCATCTCCTGCTCAACTTTTTCGCCGTATTACATTACCATTAATTCGACCTTCTATCGCAGTTGGTATCGCATTAGTCGCAATGGAAACGCTTGGCGATTTCGGTACTGTGGCCTATTTTGCTGTGCCAACACTGACTACGGCAATTTATGATTCGTGGCTAGGCTATCACGATCTTGGTACAGCCAGCCAGATTGCGATCTTTATGTTGCTAATGATTTTCCTGTTTTTAAGTTTAGAGCAATATAGTCGCCGTAAACAAAAAAGCTATCAACGTGGCTATGAAAAGAAATCAGCCTTTAAATTTTTAACTGGTTGGAAATTAGCATTAGCCCTTGCTTGGTGCTGGGGCTTATTAGCGTTAGCCTTTTTCATTCCGTTTGGCAGGTTGCTCTATTGGGCATACGACTATTTCGAGCAAGCGTGGAATTTAGACTTTGTCCAATTTTCGCTTAATAGTTTGAAAGTATCGATCATCGCCTCCGTGATAACGGTACTGATTGCTCTACTTCTGCATTTTTATAAACGTTTGAATACCCGCAAAATTTTAGTCAAAAATGACCGCTTGTCATTACAACTTGCCTCACTGGGCTATGCGGTTCCTGGCACAGTATTAGCGATCGGTTTACTTTCGCCTTTAACATTTGCCGATCATCAACTCCATGCTTGGCTAAAAAGCCTTGAATTATCACCCGTTGGATTGATTTTTTCAGGCTCACTCTTTGCATTAGTATTAGCTTATACCATCCGATTTTTAGCAATGGCAATCGGAAGTCTTGAAACTTCGCTCAATAAAATTTCACCTTCATTGGATATGGCAAGCCAAACGCTTGGTAAAAATGGCTCAGCAATGTTAGTAAAAATTCATATCCCTTTAATTTATAAAGGTATTTTAACTGCAGGATTAATGGTCTTTATTGAGAGTATGAAAGAGCTAAATGCTTCTCTGCTACTTCGCCCATTTAATTTTGATACACTCGCAACCTATGTGTTTACCTTTACATCAGACGAGCAGCTTGAGCGTGCAGCATTACCTGCCATTGTACTGGTGTTAGTCGGTTTACTGCCTGTTATTTGGCTTACCCGATCCCTTATTTCGCAGTCTGAAAAGGAAAGATAAAGGAATTTTATGTCTGTTTTAACTATCTATAATCTGAATCTTAATTTTGGCAGTACAACGGTTTTACAACATCTCCATCTGGCGGTAAACCAAAATGAAATTATCTGCCTGCTTGGTGCAAGCGGCTGCGGTAAAACAACCTTACTGAAAGCCATCGCAGGCTTGTTACCAATTGAACAAGGCGATATTCATTTAGCTGGGCAATGCTTAAAAAGCAAAGCGGTAGAAGAACGTAAAATCGGGCTGATTTTCCAAGATTATGCTCTTTTTCCACACCTAACCGTGGCAGAAAATATCCAATTTGGTTTATCTAAATTGCCAAAAGTACAACAAAAAGCAATTACCGAAAAAATGCTTTCAGTTGTGCATTTACAAGGCTTTGACAACCGCTTTCCACACGAACTTTCGGGCGGGCAACAACAGCGTGTCGCTATTGCCCGAGCATTAGCCTGCCAGCCAGAATTGCTACTGTTAGATGAGCCGTTTTCCAATATTGACAGCCAAACTCGCTATGCAATGATTCAAGAGATCAAGCAAATCTTAAAAAGCCAAAATGTGCCCGCTATTTTTGTAACCCATAGCAAAGAAGAAGCCTTTGCATTTGCCGATAAAATTGCCGTGATGGATCAAGGGAAAATTATTCAATTTGGTAAGCCAAACGAGCTATACCATTCTCCAGTTAATCCATTTGTAGCGGATTTTTTAGGTGGTACAAACTATCTTAACTGTAATGTAACGGAAGATAAAGTGCTATGTAGCCCGATTGGTGAGTTCCGACTCTTCCCTGAAATGGACGTTCAGAAAGGGCGTTACCGCTGGCTTCTTCGCCCAGAACAGATTATCTTAAAACCCAATGAGCTAGGTTTAGGTAAAGTGGTAGGCAAACTGTTTTTAGGCTTATACTACCGCTATCAGGTTGAAATTAAAGGCATTGAGATTGTAACTTACCAATCCCAAGAGCTGAAAATTGGCGAACAAGTGGAAGTTGGCTTCCAAGTGAGAGAATTTATCCTATTTTAAACAGAGAGAGAATATGAAAATTGAAGTTTGGTCAGACTTTGCCTGCCCGTTTTGTTACATTGGCAAACGCCATTTAGAACAAGCCTTAGCTCAATTTGAGGGTGAGGTTGAAGTGATTTTCCGAGCCTTTGAGCTTGACCCACACGCAAATGGTGAACCAGAAGGTGATATTCAGCAACGCTTAATGCAGAAATATCAAAAAACGGCTGAACAGGCTGATGAAATGATTAACTATGTGGAGGAAGCTGGAAAACAAGCCGGGCTAGATTTACGCTACCGCACCACACAATACACTCGCACCTTTGAGGCTCATCGCTTGGCAAAATTTGCGGAAAGTAAAGACTTAGGCGAAGCAATGGTTGAACGTTTATTCAAAGCCTATTTTACCGATAACACTATTCTAGCTAAACGCACAGAGCTTATCAGTTTAGC is a genomic window containing:
- the tsf gene encoding translation elongation factor Ts, producing the protein MAEITASLVKELRERTGAGMMECKKALVEANGDIELAIDNMRKSGQAKAAKKAGRVAAEGVILARVASGFGVLVEMNCETDFVAKDAGFLELANEVADFAAANKDTTIEALQAQFEEKRAALVAKIGENMNIRRVQYLEGEVIAQYLHGAKIGVLVAGTGFEDELKKVAMHVAASKPEFVNPEDVSADVVAKEREIQIEIAMNSGKPKEIAEKMVEGRMAKFTGEVSLTGQPFVMDPSASVGQFLKSVGASVSNFIRLEVGEGIEKVEEDFAAEVAKITGGNA
- the rpsB gene encoding 30S ribosomal protein S2 encodes the protein MAQVSMRDMLNAGVHYGHQTRYWNPKMKPFIFGARNGVHVINLEKTLPLFNEALAELTRIASNNGKVLFVGTKRAASEAVKLAAVDSQQFYVNHRWLGGMLTNWKTVRQSIKRLKDLETQTQDGTFDKITKKEALMRTRELEKLELSLGGIKDMNGLPDAIFVIGADHEHIAIKEANNLGIPVFAIVDTNSTPDGVNYIIPGNDDATRAIQLYLDSAVAAIKEGRGVEAKEVAAEEAAE
- a CDS encoding Fe(3+) ABC transporter substrate-binding protein — its product is MKKTLSALAIAAATFTSTSTFAANEVNVYSYRQPYLIEPMLKNFEKDTGIKVNIIFADKGLVDRVKQEGELSPADVLLTVDISRVMEIVNADLAQKIDSKVLEKNIPAQFRDSNDQWFGLTTRARVIYTSKDRVGKLPAGFDYLDLAKPEYKGKVCVRSGKNSYNVSLFAAMIEHYGIEKTKAFLEGLKANLAQKPQGGDRDQVKAIKEGICDYSIGNSYYYGKMLDDEKQKSWAEAAIINFPSGEHGTHKNISGVVIAKHSPNKANAVKLIEYLSGEKAQGLYAELNHEYPVKEGIEPSAIVKGWGTFKSDTIKLEDIAKNYEAALKLVDEVKFDDFSEKK
- a CDS encoding ABC transporter permease, whose translation is MRSQFCWKSIAALTTFIVLLPLIAICYHALKGDNENLAHLWQTMLPIYLKNSTLLVLGTVFLALIFALPTAWIVANYRFWGQRTLQWLLCLPLAMPAYLIAYLYTDLLDYSGAFQGWLRSIFGWTHPQDYWFPQIRTLYGACFVLALGLYPYIFLLVRVALLEQSENLTQSAKMLGASPAQLFRRITLPLIRPSIAVGIALVAMETLGDFGTVAYFAVPTLTTAIYDSWLGYHDLGTASQIAIFMLLMIFLFLSLEQYSRRKQKSYQRGYEKKSAFKFLTGWKLALALAWCWGLLALAFFIPFGRLLYWAYDYFEQAWNLDFVQFSLNSLKVSIIASVITVLIALLLHFYKRLNTRKILVKNDRLSLQLASLGYAVPGTVLAIGLLSPLTFADHQLHAWLKSLELSPVGLIFSGSLFALVLAYTIRFLAMAIGSLETSLNKISPSLDMASQTLGKNGSAMLVKIHIPLIYKGILTAGLMVFIESMKELNASLLLRPFNFDTLATYVFTFTSDEQLERAALPAIVLVLVGLLPVIWLTRSLISQSEKER
- a CDS encoding ABC transporter ATP-binding protein, giving the protein MSVLTIYNLNLNFGSTTVLQHLHLAVNQNEIICLLGASGCGKTTLLKAIAGLLPIEQGDIHLAGQCLKSKAVEERKIGLIFQDYALFPHLTVAENIQFGLSKLPKVQQKAITEKMLSVVHLQGFDNRFPHELSGGQQQRVAIARALACQPELLLLDEPFSNIDSQTRYAMIQEIKQILKSQNVPAIFVTHSKEEAFAFADKIAVMDQGKIIQFGKPNELYHSPVNPFVADFLGGTNYLNCNVTEDKVLCSPIGEFRLFPEMDVQKGRYRWLLRPEQIILKPNELGLGKVVGKLFLGLYYRYQVEIKGIEIVTYQSQELKIGEQVEVGFQVREFILF
- a CDS encoding DsbA family oxidoreductase — protein: MKIEVWSDFACPFCYIGKRHLEQALAQFEGEVEVIFRAFELDPHANGEPEGDIQQRLMQKYQKTAEQADEMINYVEEAGKQAGLDLRYRTTQYTRTFEAHRLAKFAESKDLGEAMVERLFKAYFTDNTILAKRTELISLALDIGLERDEIAQLLTGDDFGHEVREDERVAHKYGIHSVPFFVINEKLGVSGAQPPKVLLDAIKQALQK